A window from Candidatus Omnitrophota bacterium encodes these proteins:
- the gltX gene encoding glutamate--tRNA ligase — protein MVRVRFAPSPTGNLHIGGGRTALFNWLFAQSQNGKFILRIEDTDKERSKKEFVEEILYSLKWLGFNWDEIYYQSQRFDQYRMYAGKLLKSGLAYIEKSPEGKEAIIYKVPAQKIKVSDLIRGQIEFDSSLIKDQVLIKSDGTPTYNFACVVDDAEMNITHIIRGDDHISNTPKQVLLYEALGFSLPLFAHLPLIMGVDGGRLSKRTGATAISDYRKMGYLSEALLNYLLLLSWAPGDNRELINMQEAVKLFDIKNVNKTAATFDLKKLDWMNNQYLKNADPEKLADELIPLLEAKNYIHKDNFDRPYLLTLVKLFQARLPRLNDFVDWADFFFVDQPVMDAAAVKKYLASDLSKEFKLFAQRLGNLAVFDVVNIETSFRELVLELGIEAKKLIHPIRVALTGKTIGPGLFEVIYYLGKEKSIKRLLKWVKEAPKN, from the coding sequence ATGGTTAGAGTCAGGTTTGCGCCCAGCCCTACGGGAAATTTGCATATCGGCGGGGGGCGCACCGCGCTGTTTAACTGGCTTTTTGCCCAGTCGCAAAACGGTAAATTCATTTTAAGGATCGAAGATACGGATAAGGAGCGCTCCAAGAAGGAGTTTGTCGAGGAGATACTTTATAGCCTTAAATGGCTGGGTTTTAATTGGGATGAAATTTATTATCAGAGCCAGCGCTTTGACCAATACCGGATGTACGCAGGTAAGTTATTAAAATCCGGCTTAGCCTATATTGAAAAATCTCCCGAAGGCAAAGAAGCGATAATCTACAAAGTACCCGCGCAGAAAATCAAAGTAAGCGATCTAATCCGCGGCCAGATCGAGTTTGATTCCAGCCTGATCAAAGACCAGGTATTGATTAAATCCGATGGAACTCCTACCTATAATTTCGCCTGCGTTGTGGATGACGCGGAAATGAACATTACGCATATTATCCGCGGAGATGACCATATCTCCAATACCCCAAAACAGGTGCTTCTTTATGAGGCCTTAGGATTTAGTTTACCGCTTTTTGCGCATCTTCCTTTGATTATGGGAGTAGATGGGGGCAGGCTTTCTAAAAGAACCGGGGCAACCGCCATTAGCGATTACCGCAAGATGGGCTATTTGTCCGAGGCACTGTTAAATTATCTTCTGCTGCTTAGTTGGGCTCCGGGTGACAACCGTGAATTAATTAATATGCAGGAGGCGGTAAAATTATTCGACATAAAAAACGTAAATAAAACCGCGGCCACCTTTGATTTAAAAAAATTAGACTGGATGAATAACCAGTATCTTAAGAATGCCGATCCGGAGAAATTGGCGGATGAGCTGATACCTTTGCTTGAGGCAAAGAATTATATCCATAAAGATAATTTTGACCGCCCCTACCTTTTGACTTTAGTGAAATTATTCCAGGCTAGGCTTCCCCGGCTTAATGATTTTGTGGATTGGGCGGATTTTTTCTTTGTTGATCAGCCGGTAATGGATGCGGCGGCGGTAAAAAAATATTTGGCCTCCGACCTATCAAAAGAGTTTAAGCTTTTTGCGCAAAGACTGGGCAACCTGGCCGTCTTTGATGTGGTTAATATTGAAACCAGTTTCCGGGAATTAGTGTTAGAGTTGGGTATTGAGGCCAAGAAGCTGATTCACCCCATACGTGTTGCCTTGACCGGTAAAACTATCGGCCCGGGGTTATTTGAAGTGATTTATTATTTGGGTAAAGAAAAAAGCATAAAAAGGCTGTTAAAATGGGTAAAAGAGGCGCCAAAAAATTAA
- a CDS encoding 2-oxoacid:acceptor oxidoreductase family protein, with translation MTERVIIAGSGGQGVMLLGKVIAEAAMRQNKQVTYLPAYGPEVRGGTSHCMVTISDREIGSPCVTQADSLIILNNPSLERFKSKVKDDGLLILNSSLAKTDAYLKVKILQFPFTDIAVKLGNIKVANMVALGCYLEAKKIIKSQNILEVFKFMALAGNPKILEVNEMALKEGGKLFHG, from the coding sequence ATGACCGAGCGTGTAATTATCGCCGGCAGCGGCGGGCAAGGAGTAATGCTTTTGGGCAAGGTTATCGCTGAAGCAGCCATGCGCCAAAATAAGCAGGTTACTTATTTGCCGGCATATGGGCCGGAGGTGCGCGGCGGGACCAGCCACTGCATGGTCACGATTTCTGACCGGGAAATCGGCTCACCTTGTGTAACCCAGGCAGACTCGCTGATAATTTTGAACAATCCGTCTTTGGAAAGGTTTAAAAGCAAGGTTAAAGATGACGGCCTGTTAATCTTGAATTCTTCTTTAGCCAAAACTGATGCGTATCTGAAAGTGAAAATACTCCAATTTCCCTTTACGGATATTGCCGTAAAATTAGGCAATATAAAAGTGGCTAATATGGTCGCCTTAGGCTGTTACCTGGAGGCTAAAAAGATCATCAAGAGTCAAAATATTTTAGAGGTGTTTAAGTTTATGGCTCTGGCGGGTAACCCAAAGATTTTAGAGGTTAATGAAATGGCTTTAAAAGAAGGGGGAAAATTATTCCATGGTTAG
- a CDS encoding thiamine pyrophosphate-dependent enzyme: MEKIFFRTESLYDVATHYCPGCGHGIAHRLVAEVVDELGIREKAIGIAPVGCAVVAYDYWNFDCSEAAHGRALAVATAIKRIHPQNIVFTYQGDGDLAAIGTNETIHAANRGENLTVVFINNAVYGMTGGQMAPTTLLGQKTATSIEGRQKEKHGYPIKISEMLALLPGVIYVERVSLQSPQEVLKAKRAIKQAFENQINNLGFSLVEVLSPCPTYWGQSPKEALDWIRDVMQKEFPLGRIK, encoded by the coding sequence ATGGAAAAAATATTTTTTCGCACTGAGTCTTTATATGATGTAGCTACGCATTATTGCCCGGGTTGCGGCCACGGTATTGCGCATCGTTTGGTTGCCGAAGTAGTTGATGAATTGGGTATAAGGGAAAAGGCCATCGGCATAGCTCCGGTAGGCTGCGCTGTAGTTGCTTATGATTACTGGAATTTTGATTGTTCGGAGGCAGCGCACGGCCGGGCACTGGCCGTGGCTACGGCGATAAAACGAATACATCCGCAGAATATTGTTTTTACCTATCAGGGCGACGGGGACTTAGCGGCGATTGGCACAAATGAAACTATCCATGCGGCAAACCGCGGAGAAAACTTGACGGTAGTTTTTATCAATAACGCGGTTTATGGTATGACCGGCGGGCAGATGGCTCCCACCACGCTTTTGGGCCAGAAGACTGCAACTTCTATCGAGGGCAGGCAGAAAGAAAAGCATGGTTATCCCATAAAAATTTCGGAGATGCTGGCTTTGCTGCCCGGGGTAATTTATGTCGAGAGAGTTTCCCTGCAATCTCCCCAGGAAGTGTTAAAGGCCAAGCGCGCGATTAAACAGGCATTTGAAAATCAGATCAACAATTTAGGATTTTCTCTGGTGGAGGTGCTTTCTCCCTGCCCGACTTATTGGGGCCAAAGCCCAAAAGAAGCGTTGGATTGGATCAGGGATGTGATGCAAAAAGAATTTCCTTTAGGAAGGATCAAATGA
- a CDS encoding 3-methyl-2-oxobutanoate dehydrogenase subunit VorB: MEKKKILISGNEAIAEGAIQAGCTFYAGYPITPQNELIAYMAKHMPEKGVFIQAESEPAAINMVYGAAAAGARSMTSSSSPGISLMQEGISYIAGSQLPAVIVNIMRGGPGLGNIAPAQSDYFQATRGGGHGDYHLIILAPGSVQEAYDLTQTSFDLADKYRVPVMILGDGILGQMMEPVQLSTKKIKANTFKGWALTGCKGRKPNIVKSFFLREGALEEFNLGLQKNYEIIRKKEERYEGLFLSDAKVILVAYGTMARIAKSVISQLRSIGEKVGLIRPISLWPFPQEPFNLKNKKIKYLVVEMSYGQMLEDVKLAVGGRQRIEFLGRSGGGVPSQEEIINKIKKIL; encoded by the coding sequence ATGGAAAAGAAAAAAATATTGATTTCCGGTAACGAAGCAATCGCCGAAGGAGCAATCCAGGCCGGCTGCACCTTTTATGCCGGCTATCCAATTACTCCGCAAAATGAACTTATAGCTTATATGGCCAAGCATATGCCTGAAAAAGGTGTCTTTATTCAGGCGGAGTCAGAACCGGCGGCGATTAATATGGTTTACGGGGCTGCTGCTGCCGGAGCAAGGTCGATGACTTCATCCTCCAGCCCCGGGATCAGTTTAATGCAGGAAGGGATATCTTACATTGCCGGCTCCCAGCTTCCGGCGGTAATTGTCAATATCATGCGCGGCGGCCCGGGTTTAGGCAATATCGCTCCGGCGCAATCGGATTATTTCCAAGCCACCCGCGGCGGAGGACACGGAGATTACCATTTAATCATCTTGGCCCCGGGATCCGTGCAGGAAGCATATGATCTTACCCAAACCAGCTTTGATTTGGCGGATAAATATCGTGTCCCGGTGATGATCTTGGGTGATGGAATTTTGGGCCAGATGATGGAACCGGTGCAGTTATCTACTAAAAAAATCAAGGCCAATACTTTTAAGGGTTGGGCGCTTACCGGCTGTAAAGGAAGAAAACCCAATATCGTTAAGTCATTCTTTCTGCGCGAAGGGGCCTTGGAGGAATTTAATCTTGGTTTGCAAAAAAATTATGAAATTATCCGGAAGAAGGAAGAGCGTTACGAAGGTTTGTTTTTGTCGGACGCAAAAGTAATCCTGGTAGCCTACGGCACAATGGCCCGGATTGCTAAAAGTGTTATTAGCCAGTTAAGGAGCATTGGTGAAAAAGTGGGGTTAATCCGGCCGATCAGCCTTTGGCCATTTCCGCAAGAACCGTTTAATCTAAAAAATAAAAAGATAAAGTATCTGGTGGTGGAGATGTCCTACGGGCAGATGCTTGAGGATGTAAAGTTGGCTGTTGGCGGCAGGCAAAGGATAGAATTTTTGGGCCGCTCAGGAGGGGGAGTACCCAGTCAGGAAGAGATAATCAACAAAATTAAGAAAATATTATAA
- a CDS encoding 4Fe-4S dicluster domain-containing protein, producing MAKIIINQERCKGCLLCVNFCPKGLIKKSNKLSKRGLNFVEFDSSGECIGCAMCAVICPDCCIEVYK from the coding sequence ATGGCTAAAATCATAATCAATCAGGAAAGGTGCAAAGGCTGTCTTTTGTGCGTGAATTTTTGCCCCAAAGGCTTGATTAAAAAAAGCAATAAACTAAGTAAGCGGGGGTTAAATTTTGTAGAGTTTGACTCAAGCGGCGAATGTATCGGTTGCGCCATGTGCGCGGTAATCTGTCCGGATTGCTGCATCGAGGTGTATAAATAG